Proteins from one Victivallis lenta genomic window:
- a CDS encoding acetyl-CoA hydrolase/transferase family protein, with amino-acid sequence MSKLPRVVSAADAVAKIGSGESIYISSSGSVPRVLVEALCARGRKGVLRNVFLRHIHTGRTEDYAAPEFEGVFRSESFFIGDNMRRQVQRGAADYIPVSLHETQQLIRRGVVGCDAAFIQVSPPGRHGRVSFGISVDIGPAAIETAKYVVAVVNPNMPYTYGDGEIELSRIDCLVEDDSPLDETVFPLPDEIERAIGRHCAELVEDGSCLQLGIGAIPNAVLSQLSDRKDLGVHTEMFADGLLPLVEAGVVNGARKKIDRGKIVASFLMGSRRVFEFADRNRMVRMREVAYTNDPFRIARNPKVVAINSAIQIDLTGQVCADSLGTRMYSGVGGQLDFVYGASRSEGGKPVIAMPSRTAKGISKIVPVLDAGAGVVTPRSRVHYVVTEYGAVDLYGKPLQERARLLISIAHPDCREELEKAAFERFGKYFLYWK; translated from the coding sequence ATGAGCAAGCTCCCGCGTGTCGTGTCCGCGGCGGATGCCGTTGCGAAGATCGGTTCGGGAGAATCGATCTATATAAGCAGTTCCGGGTCCGTGCCGCGGGTGCTTGTGGAGGCGCTTTGCGCGCGCGGCCGGAAAGGCGTTCTGCGCAACGTTTTTCTGCGTCACATCCACACCGGGCGTACGGAGGATTATGCCGCGCCCGAGTTCGAAGGGGTGTTCCGCTCCGAATCGTTTTTCATCGGCGACAATATGCGGCGGCAGGTCCAGCGGGGCGCCGCCGATTACATTCCCGTCTCTCTGCATGAGACGCAGCAGCTGATCCGCAGGGGCGTGGTCGGCTGCGACGCCGCTTTCATCCAGGTTTCGCCGCCCGGCCGTCACGGCCGGGTGTCGTTCGGCATTTCGGTCGATATCGGGCCGGCGGCGATCGAAACCGCCAAATATGTGGTTGCCGTCGTGAATCCGAACATGCCGTACACCTACGGCGACGGCGAGATCGAACTCAGCCGGATCGACTGTCTGGTCGAAGACGACTCTCCGCTCGACGAGACCGTTTTTCCGCTGCCGGACGAGATCGAGCGGGCGATCGGCCGCCACTGTGCGGAACTGGTCGAGGACGGTTCCTGCCTGCAGCTCGGCATCGGCGCGATTCCGAATGCGGTACTGTCGCAGCTGTCGGACCGGAAGGATCTCGGCGTCCATACCGAAATGTTTGCGGACGGGCTGCTGCCTCTGGTCGAGGCGGGGGTGGTCAACGGCGCGCGCAAGAAGATCGACCGCGGCAAAATCGTCGCCTCCTTCCTGATGGGGTCGCGGCGCGTGTTCGAGTTTGCGGACCGGAATCGGATGGTGCGCATGCGCGAGGTGGCCTATACGAACGATCCGTTCCGCATCGCCCGGAATCCGAAGGTCGTTGCGATCAATTCCGCGATCCAGATCGATCTGACCGGGCAGGTCTGCGCCGATTCGCTCGGCACGCGGATGTACTCCGGCGTGGGCGGGCAGCTCGACTTCGTCTACGGCGCCTCGCGTTCGGAGGGCGGCAAGCCGGTCATCGCCATGCCGTCGCGGACGGCGAAGGGAATCAGCAAGATCGTTCCCGTGCTGGACGCCGGAGCGGGGGTGGTGACGCCCCGGAGCCGCGTCCATTACGTCGTGACGGAGTACGGCGCGGTCGATCTTTACGGAAAACCGCTGCAGGAGCGGGCCAGGCTGCTGATCAGCATCGCCCACCCCGATTGCCGCGAGGAGTTGGAGAAAGCGGCGTTTGAACGGTTCGGAAAATACTTCCTGTACTGGAAATGA
- a CDS encoding tRNA (adenosine(37)-N6)-dimethylallyltransferase: protein MSEKIKTVVITGPTATGKTALAVKLARLYPAEIVSVDSRQVYRGMDIGTGKDLDEYGLVPHHLIDIADPQSEVYHLARFVRDAYRAIREIAARGRIPILCGGTALYLAALLDGYRLPGGALPPRKKGVERVRQNPDHEQSFEPPFELDALILGVYYPRGEVHARIEARLDSRLTDGLVDEVRKLHEVNGVTWEQLEFFGLEYREAARYLKGECTLLEMRNTLLCRIRQFAKRQDIFFRKLEREGHDIYWLKAGREPDPCGLLEQFLKDEPLPPPALRLCDINYGRK from the coding sequence ATGTCTGAAAAAATCAAAACAGTCGTCATCACCGGGCCGACGGCCACCGGAAAAACCGCGCTGGCGGTAAAGCTGGCCCGGCTCTATCCGGCCGAAATCGTCAGCGTCGATTCGCGGCAGGTCTACCGCGGCATGGATATCGGAACCGGCAAGGACCTCGACGAATACGGCCTCGTGCCGCATCACCTGATCGACATCGCCGACCCGCAGAGCGAAGTCTATCATCTCGCGCGTTTCGTCCGCGACGCCTACCGGGCCATCCGGGAGATCGCGGCGCGCGGCAGAATCCCGATCCTCTGCGGCGGCACCGCGCTCTACCTCGCGGCGCTGCTCGACGGTTACCGCCTGCCGGGCGGAGCGCTGCCTCCGCGTAAAAAGGGAGTCGAACGGGTGCGTCAGAATCCGGACCACGAGCAGTCGTTCGAGCCGCCCTTCGAGCTTGACGCACTGATCCTCGGCGTCTATTATCCGCGCGGCGAAGTCCACGCCCGGATCGAGGCGCGGCTCGACAGCCGCCTGACCGACGGACTGGTCGACGAGGTCCGAAAGCTGCATGAGGTCAACGGAGTCACCTGGGAGCAGCTCGAATTCTTCGGGCTCGAATACCGCGAAGCCGCCCGCTACCTGAAAGGCGAATGCACGCTCCTCGAAATGCGGAACACGCTGCTTTGCCGCATCCGCCAGTTCGCCAAGCGGCAGGATATCTTCTTCCGCAAACTCGAACGCGAAGGGCACGACATCTACTGGCTGAAGGCGGGCAGGGAGCCCGACCCGTGCGGACTTCTCGAGCAATTCCTAAAGGATGAGCCGCTGCCGCCGCCGGCCCTTCGCCTCTGCGACATCAATTACGGCAGGAAATAA
- the lepA gene encoding translation elongation factor 4 — protein MAKLELIRNFCIIAHIDHGKSTLADRLLELTGTVAKRDLQEQLLDGMDLERERGITIKSHPVRMEYAAGDGNTYELNLIDTPGHVDFAYEVSRSLGACEGALLLIDATQGVQAQTVANVNLAFKQNLKVIPVINKIDLPAANLELCYEQMEEVLALPREEALCVSGKTGEGVKELLEAVVSRIPHPELLDIPGTAALIFDSNYDTYRGVVNYVRVKNGTFRRGTRIRLFNNGIESEVKEVGFFSPEMRAADELTAGSVGYLLPNLKSPSDTKMGDTITDVKDPCPEPLPGFKEVRPMVFSGIYPIDTADYEQLKASMGKLQLNDAAFLYQAETSAALGFGFRCGFLGLLHMEIIQERLRREYNCDIIATYPSVIYNVYMKSGEMIPVDNPVFLPDPSGIERIEEPIINCHIMIPSEYIGDVMNLVMSKRGICTNTVSVDARHVIITAEIPMHEILIDFHDKLKSMTRGYGSMDYEPAGYRADKLVKLDILVNGEPVDAFSSIVHTDMAYGRGRQLAERLKDVIPPQMFQIAIQAAVGGKVIARESIRAMRKDVLAKCYGGDITRKRKLLEKQKEGKKRMKQIGQVNIPQEAFVAVLKATETNS, from the coding sequence ATGGCAAAACTGGAACTGATTCGAAATTTCTGCATCATCGCGCATATCGACCACGGAAAATCGACGCTGGCCGACCGCCTGCTCGAACTGACCGGCACGGTAGCCAAGCGTGATCTTCAGGAGCAGCTGCTGGACGGGATGGATCTCGAACGCGAACGCGGCATCACGATCAAATCCCACCCGGTCCGCATGGAGTACGCGGCAGGAGACGGCAACACCTACGAGCTGAATCTGATCGACACCCCGGGACACGTGGACTTCGCCTATGAGGTTTCGCGTTCCCTCGGCGCATGCGAGGGGGCGCTCCTGCTCATCGACGCGACGCAGGGCGTGCAGGCGCAGACCGTCGCAAATGTGAACCTCGCCTTCAAGCAGAATTTGAAGGTCATCCCGGTCATCAACAAGATCGACCTGCCCGCCGCGAACCTCGAACTCTGCTACGAACAGATGGAGGAGGTGCTCGCCCTGCCGCGTGAAGAGGCCCTCTGCGTCTCCGGCAAGACCGGCGAAGGCGTGAAGGAGCTGCTCGAAGCCGTGGTCAGCCGGATTCCGCACCCGGAACTGCTCGATATCCCGGGCACGGCGGCGCTCATCTTCGACTCGAATTACGACACCTACCGCGGCGTGGTCAACTACGTCCGCGTCAAAAACGGCACCTTCCGGCGCGGCACCCGGATCCGGCTTTTCAACAACGGAATCGAGAGCGAAGTCAAGGAAGTCGGTTTCTTCAGCCCCGAAATGCGAGCGGCGGACGAGCTGACCGCCGGCAGCGTCGGCTACCTGCTGCCGAACCTCAAAAGCCCGTCGGACACGAAGATGGGCGACACGATCACCGACGTCAAGGACCCGTGCCCGGAGCCGCTGCCCGGCTTCAAGGAGGTGCGGCCGATGGTGTTCTCCGGCATCTACCCGATCGACACGGCCGACTATGAACAGCTGAAGGCCAGCATGGGCAAGCTCCAGCTGAACGACGCGGCGTTCCTGTACCAGGCCGAGACGTCGGCCGCGCTCGGCTTCGGCTTCCGCTGCGGCTTCCTCGGGCTGCTGCACATGGAGATCATCCAGGAACGGCTGAGGCGCGAATACAACTGCGACATCATCGCTACCTATCCGTCGGTCATCTACAACGTCTACATGAAATCCGGCGAGATGATTCCGGTCGACAACCCGGTGTTCCTGCCGGACCCGTCCGGCATCGAACGAATTGAGGAGCCGATCATCAACTGCCACATCATGATCCCCTCCGAATACATCGGGGATGTCATGAACCTCGTGATGAGCAAGCGCGGAATCTGCACGAACACGGTTTCGGTCGATGCAAGGCACGTCATCATCACCGCCGAAATCCCGATGCACGAAATCCTGATCGATTTCCACGACAAGCTCAAATCGATGACGCGCGGCTACGGCAGCATGGACTACGAACCGGCCGGGTACCGTGCCGACAAGCTCGTCAAGCTCGACATCCTGGTCAACGGCGAGCCGGTCGACGCCTTCAGCTCGATCGTCCACACCGACATGGCCTACGGCCGCGGCCGCCAGCTGGCCGAGCGGCTGAAGGACGTGATTCCGCCGCAGATGTTCCAGATCGCGATCCAGGCGGCGGTCGGCGGCAAAGTCATCGCCCGCGAAAGCATCCGGGCGATGCGCAAGGACGTGCTGGCCAAATGCTACGGCGGCGACATCACGCGAAAGCGCAAGCTGCTCGAAAAGCAGAAGGAAGGCAAGAAGCGCATGAAGCAGATCGGCCAGGTCAATATCCCGCAGGAAGCGTTCGTGGCCGTACTGAAAGCGACCGAAACCAATAGCTGA
- a CDS encoding aldose 1-epimerase family protein produces the protein MGERYEETECMRYAGSMAQLADARLMALEEGNGRGDRVIAFRNGSGLAFTVSPDRGMDLVDCSFGGIPLVFRSQTGYSAGARHEASGKGWLRNWQGGLMTTAGLRNVGAANGEFGLHGRISNLAAEDVGIRRGWEGGRYRLEASGTLRECAMFGEHLELCRTISTGLGENVIRLHDRVTNRSCREDYLQILYHCNLGYPFASPELVFDVEAHEVIPRDAEAAAGLAGWDRLDEPRADYREQCFYHRLPAGPDGMAGIAVENPALGIRLRIEYSAGTLPNFVQWKNCLSGGYALGLEPTNASVLGRAADIGNGTARKIQPGESVEFDLIFRFEHRLPVRP, from the coding sequence ATGGGAGAGAGGTACGAAGAGACGGAGTGCATGCGCTATGCCGGGAGCATGGCGCAGCTTGCCGACGCGCGGCTGATGGCGCTGGAGGAGGGGAACGGGCGCGGTGACCGGGTCATCGCATTCCGGAACGGTTCCGGGCTCGCCTTCACCGTGTCGCCGGACCGCGGCATGGATCTGGTGGATTGCTCGTTCGGCGGGATTCCGCTGGTGTTTCGTTCGCAGACCGGTTATTCCGCCGGGGCGCGCCACGAAGCGTCCGGAAAAGGGTGGCTGCGGAACTGGCAGGGCGGATTGATGACGACTGCCGGACTCCGCAATGTCGGGGCGGCGAACGGGGAGTTCGGCCTTCACGGACGCATTTCGAATCTTGCGGCCGAGGATGTCGGCATCCGGCGCGGCTGGGAAGGCGGGCGCTATCGGCTGGAGGCGTCGGGCACGTTGCGGGAATGCGCGATGTTCGGGGAGCACCTCGAGCTTTGCCGCACGATTTCGACCGGGCTCGGAGAGAATGTGATCCGGCTGCACGACCGGGTGACGAACCGCTCCTGCCGGGAGGACTACCTGCAGATTCTGTATCATTGCAACCTCGGTTATCCGTTCGCGTCGCCGGAACTGGTGTTCGACGTGGAGGCGCACGAGGTGATTCCGCGCGACGCAGAGGCCGCGGCGGGGCTGGCCGGGTGGGACCGCCTCGACGAGCCGCGGGCGGATTACCGGGAGCAGTGCTTCTACCACCGCCTGCCGGCCGGACCGGACGGCATGGCCGGGATTGCGGTGGAAAATCCGGCGCTCGGAATCCGTCTCCGGATCGAATATTCGGCCGGGACGCTGCCGAATTTCGTGCAGTGGAAAAACTGTCTTTCGGGAGGATACGCGCTCGGACTCGAGCCGACCAACGCGAGTGTGCTGGGCAGGGCGGCGGACATCGGGAACGGAACGGCCCGGAAAATTCAGCCGGGAGAAAGCGTCGAGTTCGACCTGATTTTCCGTTTCGAACATCGTTTGCCTGTACGCCCGTGA
- the lepB gene encoding signal peptidase I — MTFWQKHCARKKLTKLRTEIRLCRHNDDDLLGAEAKRELDALLGDMKAVPAAECGRRYDEFASRFRKAAPPYRHQAIRGLLDLLLVVGAVAFGIRALFLQPFRIPTSSMQPTLYGIHYIDGGRSTNPLLGKLPGPLDWLLFSTRRAEATIKTPGELDVNSFRAAGSMLADSTSFTIGGTKYKLPGDERKVIEYADLEAGRSYRPGEKLADGYLSMGDHLFVERWSIYLTPLRRGDVMVFTTEGLEADGRKLADLSGFFYIKRLVGLPGDTLKIVGNVLMIKPAGEEKFRPVYEIEPAFEKLYSGKGGYQGHLGGMGSLIASPQQEYVVPKDHYFMMGDNSQFSLDSRFFGAVPRRNLVGRAWVAFWPFSRRWGLVDRAGALDVPTGRAEKGTFPVMYRQ, encoded by the coding sequence ATGACGTTCTGGCAGAAGCATTGCGCCAGGAAGAAGCTGACGAAGCTCAGAACCGAAATCCGGCTCTGCCGTCACAACGACGACGACCTGCTCGGCGCCGAGGCGAAACGGGAGCTCGATGCGCTGCTCGGAGACATGAAAGCCGTTCCGGCGGCGGAGTGCGGCCGGCGGTATGACGAATTCGCATCGCGGTTCCGCAAGGCGGCGCCGCCGTACCGCCACCAGGCCATCCGCGGACTGCTCGACCTGCTGCTCGTGGTCGGCGCGGTCGCATTCGGCATCCGCGCGCTGTTCCTGCAGCCGTTCCGTATTCCGACCAGCAGCATGCAGCCGACGCTGTACGGAATCCACTACATCGACGGCGGGCGCAGCACGAATCCGCTGCTGGGCAAGCTGCCGGGGCCGCTCGACTGGCTGCTTTTTTCGACCCGCCGCGCCGAGGCGACGATCAAAACGCCGGGCGAACTGGACGTCAACTCGTTCCGCGCCGCCGGCAGCATGCTGGCCGATTCGACCTCTTTCACGATCGGGGGGACAAAGTACAAGCTCCCCGGCGACGAGCGCAAAGTCATCGAATACGCCGACCTCGAGGCCGGGAGGAGCTACAGGCCGGGCGAGAAGCTGGCGGACGGCTACCTGTCGATGGGAGACCATCTGTTCGTCGAACGCTGGAGCATCTACCTGACGCCGCTCAGGCGCGGCGACGTCATGGTGTTCACGACCGAGGGACTCGAGGCCGACGGGCGCAAGCTCGCGGATCTCAGCGGCTTCTTCTATATCAAGCGGCTGGTCGGGCTGCCCGGCGATACGCTGAAAATCGTCGGCAATGTCCTTATGATCAAACCGGCGGGCGAAGAGAAGTTCCGCCCGGTCTACGAAATCGAGCCGGCCTTCGAAAAACTGTACAGCGGCAAAGGCGGCTATCAGGGGCATCTGGGCGGAATGGGGAGCCTCATCGCTTCCCCGCAGCAGGAGTACGTGGTTCCGAAGGACCATTATTTCATGATGGGCGACAATTCGCAGTTCAGCCTCGACAGCCGCTTTTTCGGCGCCGTGCCGCGCCGGAACCTGGTCGGCCGGGCGTGGGTCGCCTTCTGGCCGTTCTCGCGGCGCTGGGGGCTGGTCGACCGGGCCGGGGCGCTTGACGTGCCGACCGGACGGGCGGAAAAGGGAACCTTCCCGGTCATGTACCGGCAGTAA
- the pyk gene encoding pyruvate kinase yields the protein MKFTKIVATVNASTCTPELLLALYKNGMDVVRFNTAHMEVGEMDRAVAMVRRVSDKIAIMVDTKGPNIRTANLTEPLALKQGDTVYMTGDAVEAPAGVQVNYPAFAAEVAPGSRIVCDDGAVELLVLAREGKMLKCTAVHDGVLKNHKSVNVPDVELNTEALTEKDRRFIANAIELELDYIAHSFVRNAADIAAVRELLDAGKSPVRIIAKIENRQGVKNIDEILRAADGIMVARGDLGIEIPLEEVPLIQKELIRSCRKAGKPVITATQMLQSMQENPLPTRAEVNDVANAVYDGTDAVMLSGETAQGRYPVEAVSMMNRIVEEAEKSSAGFFNHIDGVDTGGDREYDFMIRTAVDAAERLPIRAIVCNTAEGKSARCCAAYRPPVPVYALSYRRCVVRQLALVYGVYAEYNEFMESTVELSKETARRLIAEKRLRPEDKVVMLSKNSQARETNNLLCLGEVREFV from the coding sequence ATGAAATTCACGAAGATCGTGGCGACGGTGAACGCGTCGACCTGCACCCCGGAGCTGCTGCTGGCGCTCTATAAGAACGGCATGGACGTGGTCCGCTTCAACACTGCGCATATGGAGGTCGGCGAAATGGACCGGGCGGTTGCGATGGTCCGCAGGGTTTCGGACAAGATTGCGATCATGGTCGATACGAAAGGGCCGAATATCCGGACCGCCAACCTGACGGAGCCGCTCGCGCTGAAGCAGGGCGACACCGTCTATATGACGGGCGATGCGGTCGAGGCGCCGGCGGGAGTCCAGGTCAATTATCCGGCTTTTGCGGCGGAGGTCGCGCCGGGCAGCCGGATCGTCTGCGACGACGGCGCCGTCGAGCTGCTGGTTCTGGCCCGCGAGGGGAAAATGCTCAAATGCACGGCGGTCCATGACGGCGTGCTTAAAAACCATAAATCGGTCAATGTGCCGGACGTCGAGCTGAATACCGAGGCGCTGACCGAGAAAGACCGTCGCTTTATCGCGAACGCGATCGAGCTTGAGCTCGACTACATTGCGCACTCGTTCGTCCGGAATGCGGCCGATATCGCGGCCGTGCGCGAACTGCTCGATGCCGGAAAGAGTCCGGTCCGGATCATTGCGAAGATCGAAAACCGTCAGGGAGTGAAGAACATCGATGAAATCCTGCGGGCCGCCGACGGGATCATGGTGGCCCGGGGCGACCTCGGCATCGAGATTCCGCTCGAGGAGGTCCCGCTGATCCAGAAGGAGCTGATCCGCTCCTGCCGGAAGGCCGGCAAGCCGGTCATCACCGCGACGCAGATGCTGCAGAGCATGCAGGAGAATCCGCTGCCGACCCGGGCCGAGGTCAATGATGTCGCCAACGCGGTTTACGACGGGACCGACGCGGTCATGCTTTCCGGCGAGACCGCGCAGGGCCGTTATCCGGTCGAGGCGGTCAGCATGATGAACCGGATCGTCGAGGAGGCCGAAAAATCGTCGGCCGGATTCTTCAACCACATCGACGGCGTCGATACCGGCGGCGACCGCGAGTACGATTTCATGATCCGCACCGCAGTCGATGCGGCGGAGCGGCTGCCGATCCGGGCGATCGTCTGCAATACGGCCGAGGGGAAATCCGCGCGCTGCTGCGCGGCCTATCGGCCGCCGGTGCCGGTCTATGCGCTCTCCTACCGCCGCTGCGTCGTGCGGCAGCTCGCGCTGGTCTACGGCGTTTACGCCGAGTATAATGAGTTCATGGAGAGCACGGTTGAGCTTTCGAAGGAGACCGCCCGCCGCCTGATTGCCGAAAAACGGCTGAGGCCGGAGGACAAGGTGGTCATGCTGTCGAAAAATTCGCAGGCGCGCGAGACGAACAATCTGCTCTGTCTCGGCGAGGTCCGCGAATTCGTCTGA
- the fabZ gene encoding 3-hydroxyacyl-ACP dehydratase FabZ, with product MGKFFGIKEIKAILPQRYPMLMLDRAEQLSDTQYVGLKNLSINENFFQGHFPGHPIMPGVLQVEAMKQLGELAVRPLLDPAGELDVYMRVVEKVKFRRPNNPGDRVRVEAEVLSVENGEAVVKAQTSNNSGVTCEAKITLATRPKSGASAMPVLHTEFDKSDATPMDVTKIMSLIPHRYPFLLIDYIAKVEGDHVIAVKNLTGNEEIFSQAGDYAVMPESLLCEITAQSGCALVLARPGNEGKLGYFMSIDRAEIFEPVYPGDQLIVDIELPPAKGRFGKGTGYIKVGEKVVFQITLMFAIVDA from the coding sequence ATGGGCAAGTTTTTTGGAATCAAGGAGATCAAGGCGATTCTTCCGCAGCGCTACCCGATGCTGATGCTCGACCGCGCGGAGCAGCTTTCCGACACGCAGTACGTCGGGCTCAAGAATCTCTCGATCAATGAAAACTTTTTTCAGGGGCACTTCCCGGGGCACCCGATCATGCCGGGAGTTCTTCAGGTCGAGGCGATGAAGCAGCTCGGCGAGCTGGCGGTCCGTCCGCTGCTCGATCCGGCCGGCGAGCTCGACGTTTATATGCGGGTGGTCGAGAAGGTCAAGTTCCGCCGTCCGAACAATCCCGGCGACCGGGTCAGGGTCGAGGCAGAGGTCCTGTCGGTCGAAAACGGAGAAGCGGTCGTGAAGGCGCAGACTTCGAACAACTCCGGCGTGACCTGCGAAGCGAAAATCACCTTGGCGACGCGGCCGAAATCGGGTGCCTCCGCCATGCCGGTCCTGCATACGGAATTCGACAAGTCCGACGCGACGCCGATGGACGTGACGAAGATCATGTCGCTCATTCCGCACCGCTACCCGTTCCTGCTGATCGATTATATCGCGAAGGTCGAAGGCGACCATGTCATCGCGGTCAAGAACCTGACCGGCAACGAGGAGATTTTTTCTCAGGCGGGCGATTATGCGGTCATGCCGGAGTCGCTGCTGTGTGAAATCACCGCGCAGTCCGGCTGTGCGCTCGTGCTGGCGCGTCCGGGCAACGAGGGCAAGCTCGGCTATTTCATGTCGATCGACCGCGCCGAGATTTTCGAGCCGGTCTACCCGGGCGATCAGCTGATCGTCGATATCGAACTGCCGCCGGCCAAGGGGCGTTTCGGCAAGGGCACCGGTTACATCAAGGTCGGCGAGAAGGTCGTCTTCCAGATTACGCTGATGTTCGCGATCGTCGACGCGTAG
- the lpxC gene encoding UDP-3-O-acyl-N-acetylglucosamine deacetylase → MEKQQTVVNSAVYSGIALHSGARSAVRVQPAPENTGIVFRRVDLPGRPEVRALASNVVDVRRGTTIASGNAVVFTVEHIMSALNAFHIDNCIVEMDGMEPPIGDGSSLPYCRMLREAGVQVQEAEAKVFTPASPLYVEGGHTRLVIVPGPELRIACTTSFPGCPIDPQFYEFTATTPDAYETEIAGGRTFVDFGDLQQLLAMGLVKGGSLDAAAIIHDGAIICKEALRYPNEIVRHKILDIVGDVYLSGCRITGTIIAIKPGHPKNVELAGMLQKEIMAANNA, encoded by the coding sequence ATGGAAAAACAGCAGACAGTCGTCAACTCAGCCGTTTATTCAGGAATCGCACTGCATTCCGGCGCCCGTTCGGCGGTCCGCGTCCAGCCGGCGCCCGAAAATACCGGTATCGTCTTCCGCCGCGTCGATCTGCCCGGCAGGCCGGAGGTGAGGGCGCTCGCTTCGAACGTGGTCGACGTCCGGCGCGGCACCACGATCGCCAGCGGCAATGCCGTGGTGTTCACCGTTGAGCATATCATGTCGGCGCTGAATGCGTTCCATATCGACAACTGCATCGTCGAGATGGACGGCATGGAGCCGCCGATCGGCGACGGCAGCTCGCTGCCCTACTGCCGGATGCTGCGCGAGGCGGGTGTTCAGGTGCAGGAGGCCGAGGCGAAAGTGTTCACTCCGGCTTCTCCGCTTTATGTCGAAGGCGGCCACACCCGGCTGGTGATCGTGCCGGGGCCGGAGCTGCGCATCGCCTGTACGACGAGCTTTCCCGGCTGTCCGATCGATCCGCAGTTCTATGAGTTCACCGCAACGACGCCGGATGCCTACGAAACCGAAATCGCCGGAGGGCGCACTTTTGTCGACTTCGGCGACCTCCAGCAGCTGCTGGCCATGGGGCTGGTGAAGGGCGGCAGCCTCGACGCGGCCGCGATCATCCACGACGGCGCGATCATCTGCAAGGAGGCGCTGCGTTACCCGAACGAGATCGTCCGCCACAAGATTCTCGATATCGTCGGAGACGTTTACCTCTCCGGCTGCCGGATTACCGGCACGATCATCGCAATCAAGCCGGGGCATCCGAAAAACGTCGAGCTTGCCGGGATGCTGCAGAAAGAGATCATGGCTGCAAACAATGCTTAA